Within the Irregularibacter muris genome, the region TATAACCTCCTTCGCCACGTAAATATGCATCTACAACTTTCTTTTTAAACTCATAACTGTATACAGCCATAAAAATACCGACCTCCAATCGTTAGATTTTTGGTCTAACTTTTGGGGGTCGGTACAAAAAGTGATGTTTTTTGATTAGGATTGGGTTTTTTTCAATTTTTCTGCTTGGTCGGTAGTGGTCAATGCATCTATCATTTCGTCTATTTCTCCATCTAGGAAGGCCTCTAATTTGTGTACGGTAAGACCAATACGATGGTCAGTGATTCTTCCCTGGGGGAAGTTATAGGTACGGATTCTTTCACTTCTATCTCCTGTGCCTACTTGGCTCTTTCTAGATTCTGCGATTTCTTCACTTTGTTTTTCTTGCTCTATTTCTAGTATTCTTGCTTTTAAGATTTTCATGGCTTTATCTTTGTTTTTTAGTTGGGACTTTTCATCCTGGCAAGAAACCACGAGTCCTGTAGGTAGATGGGTAATACGCACTGCAGAGTCAGTGGTGTTAACACTTTGTCCCCCATTGCCTGAGGAACGGAATACATCTACCCGTAAATCATTTTGACTGATTTCCACATCTACATCCTCTGCCTCTGGTAGTACAGCTACTGTAGCCGTAGAGGTATGGATTCTTCCTCCGGATTCTGTAGTAGGAATTCTTTGTACTCTATGCACTCCACTTTCATATTTCAGACGACTATAGGCACCCTTACCCTCTATTAGGAATACAATTTCCTTTATTCCTCCGGTATCGGGAATATTGGAGCTCATGGTTTCTACTTTCCAGCCCTGTCTTTCTGCATAGCGGGTATACATTCTGAGCAAATCTCCTGCAAATAGAGCCGCTTCATTTCCTCCTGCTCCCCCTCGAATTTCTACAATAACATTCTTTTCATCGTTGGGGTCCTTAGGGATGAGAAGGACTTTTAGCTCTTCCTCTATGATTGTTTCTTTTTCTTCTAGTTCTTGTAGTTCTGTTTCTACCATTTCTTTAAAGTCTTTTTCTAGTTTGTCTTTTAGAAGCTCTTTGGCTTCTTCTATTCCTTCTATGACTTGTGTATATTCTTTATATTTGTTGACAATGGGCTCTAGATGAGAATGTTCTTTGACTAGCTCTTTCCATTGATTTTGATCGGCTATGATTTCAGGGTCACTAATTTGTTTACTTAGTTCTTGGTATCTTTCCCCTAGAAATTCTAATTTTTCTAACATTGGGTTTCTTTCCCCCTCCATTAATTACGTTAATCTATCCTGCTTATTACCTTAGGGTCTTCCCCTTCATTTTATGTTTATTTTTATTGATGGTGTTTTCCCTTGACTTTACTTGTCAAACGGCTACATATCCAAAATCCCTTCTCCCTTATGAAAACAATGTTTTGATGATTCCCAATGATTGTCCATGTTTTTACTGTGTCAAAGGTTTGTTGTTATTATACATTTTATGCCTCAAAAGATTATAACATGATTTTATTTTATAGTCTAGGGTTGGAAATGTTTGGCTTCTCCTAACACCACTCTTTTTATCCCAGCTAAATCCTTCTTTATTTCTATTCTCTTAAAATAGTCTTCCTCTTTCATTATCTGTACCACGTCCTCGGCTTGATCGTGGCCTACTTCAAAAATCATTTTCCCCTGGGACGATAAAAATTTCTTCCCCTCTTGGATTAATCTTCTATAGAAATCCAACCCATCCTCTCCTCCGTCTAGAGCCAGATGGGGTTCAAACAACCTTACCTCCCGTTGAAGATGGTTTATTTCCTCCCTGGGGATATAGGGTGGGTTGGAGATAAGCAAATCCACACTCTTTTGTAGTTC harbors:
- the prfA gene encoding peptide chain release factor 1 gives rise to the protein MLEKLEFLGERYQELSKQISDPEIIADQNQWKELVKEHSHLEPIVNKYKEYTQVIEGIEEAKELLKDKLEKDFKEMVETELQELEEKETIIEEELKVLLIPKDPNDEKNVIVEIRGGAGGNEAALFAGDLLRMYTRYAERQGWKVETMSSNIPDTGGIKEIVFLIEGKGAYSRLKYESGVHRVQRIPTTESGGRIHTSTATVAVLPEAEDVDVEISQNDLRVDVFRSSGNGGQSVNTTDSAVRITHLPTGLVVSCQDEKSQLKNKDKAMKILKARILEIEQEKQSEEIAESRKSQVGTGDRSERIRTYNFPQGRITDHRIGLTVHKLEAFLDGEIDEMIDALTTTDQAEKLKKTQS